gcatttgttaacagctttgaaccgctacagacggctgccttgtgaacacaatcgccacaaacgaaaaacaaaacaactgtatcgatttaggccctgaatcggaacaaaacaaacgggccaaaGGTCTGAAAGCGCCCTTAACTATCGTTATCGTCATGACCTGCATTTTCGTtgtgtctcgttttcctcagatgATAATGGTTCGTTGACAACGacatttagtcataatttttgttAACGAAAGCAACTgtagtcttaaaggggacctattatggcatctaatccctattttacacaggtcttgaatgtcttaaaaacaagcttttgattgtttttggtaaataaatgagaaattcagcctttaaaccatgtctttatcttcccagcctctaacctcattatccatgagggattctgagtgggcggggctatgataatgaggctctgtgctgattggctgcctgaatgacgcgatacaccgttacgaaaaaatggaggaaactccggctggcggagttaaggctgatttatggttccgtgttacaccaacgcagagcctacggcgtaccgtacggcgtaggcactgcgtcgatttaacgcggaaccataaatcacgctttacaccgtgtcatgcatgcgagcgtcagcgacaaaatcaattccattgctttattttctattggactgtccgaACTGGACGCAGCACGACGCAGCGCGCTGTTTTGAGCTTAACATTTGTTGGacaccctgcttctattttctccctgttgctcgcgttgaaagccggttgaaagcgctgtaggaaacagtcacggatgaggaacggctgatccagttagttgaaatgagaagttatctctatgattcctcctcatttcactacaaaaacctcaataaagtggcagctgctggagggagatggacagagagcttcCGATGTCActcagtgctacgatagtcggacgctcacatgcagttacacggttttatagttgtgggcgtggtttgcattttggttacgtaacgaaaatgcgccaaATCTtcttggctcgtagatccacatcaaactggacggctcatccgggcggctgtacagacactgcagaatttggttgctttcctccttctctgagttggcaggctgaggggagaccactttatatatgttaaagcaagaaaaaacctggttttcataatagatcccctttaaaggggacctattatgaaaaacacgttttttcttgttttaacatatataaagtggtctcccctcaccctgccagcacaggggagacaaaataccatgtaattctgcagggtctctgacccccgccttacagagtccccagtgtcacgtgacctttttttgagccattctgaatctgcgcctagggtgacgtcaccataggcgctcatttccataggttcagcctccgctgctgaaaccacgcccacaaccagctctctccgctgctggagcggtccatccttgagccagtcggacgccgtggcgccgcggatccgggttaaatcatccaggttcccgggtggtttgggagctgggtcctcgggggtccgtcccaggctggaccagcttcacccttcgagattttcagcgaaatctgtcggtttgatcaccgataACGggagatgcgccgcggatgcgctccggagcggatctgtgcgcccgccgtggagttgcggcgcccgtcgcacagcatccgccgggcagatccggctgaaatgccgctggtcggtccccgggagtccctgctaccagtccaggccggttcctgcggtcccggccggtcggaaccggtcagattccctggttaaagccgtggtgatgcgcgctgctccagcagcgctgctcccgggcgcccggcgtggctccggggcagcgttcagcatccgccgggtagatccggcttaaatagtgcataaatgttatttatatacaactcatattttatttttttaacaataaagtttccatttgtgaaaattcagtgttgtgataatttacaggctcgggctgctctggcggagcaggtttcttctcctcccctgctacacgtcattcagggagccaatcagcacagagcctcattatcatacccccccccttccctaaaaatgaggcgcagaaaaagaggttagaagtggtaaaactagtgacagggcccacaggctggatttatgatttatgtagaaaaaacaagctttagattgtttttaagacattcaaggcctgtttaaaatatacattaaatgccataataggtcacctttaagaaaGAATCTagtttttgaaaaaatgacTTTTGAAAAGATGAGCATAAGAAGTGGCCACGGAGAACGTTCATGCGGCTGCTCCATCCAACCTGCACATTGATTATCAGCTCATACTTTCCTCGATGTCATCAGGTGACCTCTTACCGTGTCTGTGGTGTCGTGGCGGCCCACGGTGCTGAGCGTGTTGGCCCTGGTGTTGGGGGCCCGGCGGGGGCCGGGGCTCCGGGTCCGGCTGTCTGAGCTGGACGTCTCCCCCCCGGAGAGGGAGCACTGGCGCAGGTTCTTCCTGCGGCGGTGCGGCAGGCTGCTCAGGCAGGACGGAGGGTTGAGCAGGTCGGGGACGAAGGCCTTCCGGGCCTTCGTCTGCCCCGGCTGACCCGAGCCGGCGGGCCGCACACCCGTCCCCCCCTGGTGAGCTTTCTCCGGGACGATGATGGTGGTGTCCTGCACGGCGCTCCCTCCGTCCTCCTCGGAGTCGGAGGCGGTGCAGCCGGCGCGCAGCACGGCCAGGTTGAGGCTGCGGGAGCGCTGCCGGGGGTTGGGCTCCCAGAAGTCGGAGCTGTGGCGGCTGGCCAGCCGGCTCTGCTGCGGGCTGCTGAACATCATCCAGTACGGCGGGCAGGACGCCGACAGTCCcgacgaggaggaggacgggggcGGGGGCCGCTGCTGGTCCACGAAGCCGCTCTGCAGCCCAGTTAGGACCCAGTTCTCCAGCGTAAACTCATACTGTCACGCACACGGACACAAGACGCATTAACgacaggaaggaagagaagaaagtGTTTGCCCTATTAAGATGAATCAAAGTATGTGATTTACTGGGCCGAAGtgaaattttacaaaaaaaaaattgtatcattttacaaaaaaagccATACGAATAATTCATAGAAAACAATATAGTCATCCTTCAAATACATTATTTCTTGAAATAGAcagaattctgcaaattatgtggaaagctcataagaaaattttgccaatcaatatacagaaaaatttggaaaaaagagaaaataagtataaggaacagagatctttaaaaaaaacaaaattcaggaCGAGATTAATGGAATgcagtgtttctgtaaaaggtatcagtttatggaacaatctagatacagaagccaaagaatgcaaatcaaacactacatttaaaagaataataaaagccagtttgatgaagaaatatcatgataattgttaagttgggtgggttttcttttttttcctctctctttttagcaccattgccatatatttttctttgaatcaaaaaagaatacgactatctgtgtttgacgacagctattttgtgttattttatatctttgttgtagttttgattttttttttttttttttttttttttttttttttttttaaattacgtttattggaaagtgtttttttgtttttttaaattgcgtaatttgtcatttgtttttttattattattacattaattgaaatttgatttcttaggaaaaagggacaaataaaataagcttagtcttctttctgttgcctttcattcaaggaaagagatttgttgtaattatactGAACTGtatagtttttcttttaatgaatgaaataaagaaatccTGAGCTAGTAGGCACAcacactataaacttatttcatgttcttccctgtcattacaaatacacttgtaaaactagatgtaagaacttttatTGTAGTTAGATtataatccacagtgattaataCCGTGGAAGCAGAACGACAGATTAACaaatttgcagaaaaatctttcaatgaaTATTTTTCAtggtcagcaactgcccctactggccacacagagaagcaacaggtcaaaggtcagagagctgcacagttgcagcagtgttgtttccatcatcatactgtcagcctggcaggtttttaccatctatggtttttaatctgaaatggagcaaattcagctacaagagcggcctggggttgatttacacttaatatttaaagtgatatagaaCTAAGTGTGATAcagagtgtcatctacagtgtaagcctgtacaataacatacatttgatgtatgaatcatcactcacacattaaaaaatatgtattttttttaactcttgggttCCCCCTAGTGgccacggggccctaagcagccacTTAGTTCtcttatgccttgggccggctctgctgctgTCACTCTAAACCTGGCTGCTGTGAACAGAGCTGTATAGTCATGGATGTAAAGAGGGCGTTTCTACAGTATTTCTATACTATCTTGACCAAAGTATTGAACTTTAtcccctttaaaataaaaaacaagaacaaaagaggcgtcATAGCTTCTAAACATGAGATCATGGTTTCTTAAGTCCTGCAGTCACAGATGGGAGTGTCACTCGTCCCTCTTATTTGGGAGGGTTTGAGTGATACAGCCCGTCTGCTCTCAGCAGTAGTGCTGGTCTCTGTGAGATAATGTGTCCAAAGGTCGGCGCTTTGAGGCGAGCGCCGCGGCTTCAGACGGGTGAAGCATGCTCACCTCCGTCTCCCGCAGCACGGCGAGGTAGTCAGGCACGGTAATGCTGATATCATTGGGGACTGCTGGCGAGGCGGGGGCCTGGGGTATCTTCAGAGGGACACCATCCATTCTGCTCCACCGGCTGAAACCAACAGTGAAAtgtaataatgtcataaaagtGACCGAATGCTTCGGCTGTGACGCTCAAACGCTCTTCTGCAGGAGTGGGCTCTCCTCAGGTCAATGCTCCGTTGCTGCACACCTTTTTACTGAGTCCAGCACAATCGTAAGctggttttatattaattttacCCACTTGAGCATGTCAGATCTCTCACTAAAGCCCGGTGCTGGCTCATGAATGCCTGTGGTTTAACCTGCAATAACACGTCAGCGGCTGCACGTCCTCTTCTCTCAGAGTTCGTCTACACAGGACAAAGGTACATTTTAAACAGCGTTCATGCAATTTCTGATATGTATCACAtcacatgtacaggactgtctcagaaaatttgaatattgtgattttctgtaatgcaattacaaaaatgtcatacattctggattcattacaaatcaactgaaatattgcaagccttttatcattttaatattgctgatcatgggtTATGATGgataaaggcttgcaatatttcagttgatttgtaatgaatccagaatatatgacattttgttttttttaattgcattacagaaaataaagaactttatcacaatattctaattttctgagaaagtcctgtATGTTAATGTTTGGAGTCATTTAGGCCCGTACAGTCAGATGATCTGCTCTAATAAAGATGAGCTATTTAATTACGACTGTTTAGAAGAGATGTGCATCTTTCTAGGATTAGCATCTTGGTTGTGGTCGCCATCTCTAAATTGTAGAATAAAGGAAAAACCACGTTTGTAGCGCATTGTTTATTCAGCCGAATGAttgaaacagaaacaaagaatACAATCTAGCGATGATGAAATGAAGGCGAGGTTGTGGCGCCCCGCTCGACACAACCGTGGCGGCGGTAGCCTACAACAACGTTGGCTCACTGTAAACGAGGCCTGCAGTGCCAGACATCCCTGATGTGCAGATCTACTCACAGATTCTTACACATCTATTCTACCAAAGAATACATCTAAACTGTCTTTTCAAGACAGTTTAATGGCGCTTTTcgctagtacctactcagctcgaccccactctcctccactcggtttggttcttttccactaggggtctaacgtgctgagtagatactttttctgcaactattctgctgaggttctaagtggctgagtcggctgtatctgacttcatcacactacaggccaccgattggtcggggggttggagtcagacgtctgagtcaggatgtgacatcttttcaagagcgactcgcggcttcttgttcatttttttcaaagaaCAATGGCGTTGTTTTAAATTTATATCGAATAAATGCCACAGAACAAGCAGCAGATATATCCCCTCATCCATGTTCTCTGTCTTTGGCGCCTTTACTTCTTCATTTGTGTCGCACAATCGAGTACgccacagcagcttcgctccaaccctcctacttctgatctgggtactgaaaagaaacgagggcaaggcgagtgcaGTCGggttgagtaggtactagtgtaaaagtgccataacTGAATGGTTGGAGCCTGCTCTCGTCGTGATGCTGCAGGAAAGCTGGACTTTTGGCCCAGACGCAGGTGAAACACTGAATCTTTTACTTTCTGTCAAATTGTGCTGCAACTTACCGTATtagcccgaatataagacagggttttttgcattgaaataagactgaaaaagtgggggtcgtcttacattcggggtctagacgttatacctattcacaccgctagatggcgccagatatctttaaagcgaatgccgaacttaactccccaggacaAAGCGAACCCCtatcacgaagaagaaaaataaaaatagcaatagcatgaagaagaaaaataaaaaatggcggtaagaaaaaaaagagaagaaaataagagaagagataacagaaaatggagaaacgtagcgacaatctggagaaaagtgggtcgaagaagttatgatgcaaacttcaagatcatgatttgaatgaggcaaaataacatgctttttctctcaaatatattgttataatcatttgtttcagatgtactgtaattattttctgtataaaaatttaatttggtgttaaaaaaaaagtcttttttcaaatttgagtcttgaaaaagagggggtcgtcttataattagggtcgtcttatattcgggtcaaTACGGTACTCACCTGCCGACCAGCAGATCAACTGGTTCCTGCAGACTAGAGCAGGCCTGACACCTTTTAATGACAGGTTTTTAGAGGAGACCTATtttgaaaaccaggttttttcttgctttaacatatataaagtggtttcccctcagcctgccaactcagagaaggatgaaaaaaaagccaaattcTGCagcgtctgtacagccgcccggatgagccgtccagtgtcatgtggatctacgagccaataagattctgcgcccgtcgttacgtaacaacggtAGCGATGCGTGAAATCACTCCCACAACTAATTCTGGccgcaacaacaacaacaactccgcctgccggagcttccgccattttttcgtagcggagtgtcgtgatggcgtctgttcgagctagacatgcgaattgctctgttgttggttgtaaaaaccaacactttgtgtcctcccctgctatgcgtcattcaggcagccaatcggCACAgaccctcattatcatagccccgccccctcagaatcctgcatagataatgaggttagagactgggaagataaagacatggctcagaggctgaatttctatttctatttatttagcaaaaacaatcaaaagcttgtttttaagacattcaaggcctgtttacaataggtattagatgccataattattataaatacataaaggtcccctttaagtatttctgagcctgtatactacaacagtataataaagtcctgtaatgatggcttttagttttggtgtccaccccaagaatttaagtggcccccTCTGGCCCCCCCCCCAGGAAACATGTTTGGAGGCGGCCCTGTCCAGAAGTGTCGTCACATGCAGCCTCCGGCTCAGCGAGCAGGGAAGGCTCAAGTCTACAGCAGGTCTGCCTCCTCTCTGCGTCAGCACGGGGAGTTACACGGCGAGGAGTGGGTCGGGTCAGGGGACGGAACAGAGACTACAACCAAAACCCACGTGACCCGGGATCACGCGCTCTCCTCTCAGATGCCACTTCATATGTTTGACCATCTGCTCCCCCTGAACTCGAGGAAACCCAGACCTTCTTTACTTCCGCTGTGGTGATCTAGATGCGCGCTGACGTCAGAGCAGCACTGTGCCTGCGCTCAGTCTGTGGCCCTTCCGTCCCCCGAGGGCCGGAGCGGCCGGCGGCAGATGCCCCCGGGCCGCCAGGGGGCCCGTACCTCCAGGGGGCCCCGGACCAAGGCTTGCCACCCGACCCGTCCCGAAATATGGAATTGtcacgtaattgggaattaaaagttgcgttccgtattgaaccaatacggacacatattatgctcttatttattgatgtcataatatacaggtgaaggtctgaaaatttgaatatattgcaaaaattaattCGTAGtgaattcaactaaaggtgaaacaaatatattatttctcactacattcaaagtgagatatttcaagcctttatttaatataatttttatgattatggctcacaatttatgaaaaccccaaataaaaaatctaaaaaaaattgaatatgttatgaaatcaataaacaattcaatcaccaaaattaaaacaaataaacatatcttgctttgcatgtaatgagactatgtcatgtatgtatgtaatgtttcaccttttaagttgaattattgaaataaattaacttttacaccatattctaattctgaccttcacctgtagctatttTATACATCTTGGcggatgtggaca
This genomic interval from Cololabis saira isolate AMF1-May2022 chromosome 2, fColSai1.1, whole genome shotgun sequence contains the following:
- the ubap1lb gene encoding ubiquitin-associated protein 1-like → MDGVPLKIPQAPASPAVPNDISITVPDYLAVLRETEYEFTLENWVLTGLQSGFVDQQRPPPPSSSSSGLSASCPPYWMMFSSPQQSRLASRHSSDFWEPNPRQRSRSLNLAVLRAGCTASDSEEDGGSAVQDTTIIVPEKAHQGGTGVRPAGSGQPGQTKARKAFVPDLLNPPSCLSSLPHRRRKNLRQCSLSGGETSSSDSRTRSPGPRRAPNTRANTLSTVGRHDTTDTPSPGPECCRRPLAASALRDLSSALDSSSELLSALSPEEREVLGSLTGRGYPLRTAIAALQRTGRQNPDQILSYLVACDHLCQMGYDMAQVEEALEMFHNCETKAQEFLHLLRQFNEMGFQQNAIKEVLLVHDNHRDRALEELMMRVS